A genomic stretch from Capricornis sumatraensis isolate serow.1 chromosome 4, serow.2, whole genome shotgun sequence includes:
- the EIF4EBP1 gene encoding eukaryotic translation initiation factor 4E-binding protein 1 isoform X2 has protein sequence MSGGSSCSQTPSRAIPTTRRVVLADGVQLPPGDYSTTPGGTLFSTTPGGTRIIYDRKFLMECRNSPVTKTPPRDLPTIPGVTSPTGDEPPTEASQNHLRSSPEDKPAGGEESQFEMDI, from the exons ATGTCCGGAGGCAGCAGCTGCAGCCAGACCCCGAGCCGGGCCATCCCCACCACTCGGAGGGTGGTCCTCGCCGACGGCGTGCAGCTGCCCCCCGGGGACTACAGCACCACCCCCGGCGGCACGCTTTTCAGCACCACCCCCGGAG GTACCAGGATCATCTATGACCGGAAGTTCCTGATGGAGTGTCGGAACTCACCTGTGACCAAGACGCCCCCGCGGGACCTGCCCACCATTCCCGGGGTCACTAGCCCTACAGGCGATGAGCCCCCCACGGAAGCCAGCCAGAATCACCTGCGCAGCAGCCCCGAGGACAAGCCGGCAGGCG GTGAAGAGTCACAGTTTGAGATGGACATTTAA
- the EIF4EBP1 gene encoding eukaryotic translation initiation factor 4E-binding protein 1 isoform X1, producing the protein MSGGSSCSQTPSRAIPTTRRVVLADGVQLPPGDYSTTPGGTLFSTTPGGTRIIYDRKFLMECRNSPVTKTPPRDLPTIPGVTSPTGDEPPTEASQNHLRSSPEDKPAGEARARRAATGEATGETSVSPAAREEPPLAATRGSASSNPDPAQPKIKRPVFFKRTEGWTESCGWCSSPLSP; encoded by the exons ATGTCCGGAGGCAGCAGCTGCAGCCAGACCCCGAGCCGGGCCATCCCCACCACTCGGAGGGTGGTCCTCGCCGACGGCGTGCAGCTGCCCCCCGGGGACTACAGCACCACCCCCGGCGGCACGCTTTTCAGCACCACCCCCGGAG GTACCAGGATCATCTATGACCGGAAGTTCCTGATGGAGTGTCGGAACTCACCTGTGACCAAGACGCCCCCGCGGGACCTGCCCACCATTCCCGGGGTCACTAGCCCTACAGGCGATGAGCCCCCCACGGAAGCCAGCCAGAATCACCTGCGCAGCAGCCCCGAGGACAAGCCGGCAGGCG AAGCCCGTGCGCGCAGAgccgcaacaggagaagccactggagAGACAAGCGTGAgccctgcagctagagaggagcccccactggccgcaactagaggaagcgCGAGCAGCAacccagacccagcacagccaaaaataaagagaccagtattttttaaaaggacagaagGATGGACAGAATCGTGTGGTTGGTGCTCCAGTCCTCTTTCCCCTTAA